A single region of the Kwoniella botswanensis chromosome 1, complete sequence genome encodes:
- a CDS encoding EKC/KEOPS complex subunit BUD32, whose product MSTPTSSYSYSPSTYYLERGELIKQGAEAKVFALSSLFPPPKIYNPSSASCSSSSSTSSSSGVIIKYRFPKQYRHPSLDASLTASRLTFEARSLARAAKYGVTVPRVLWVDEKGGCIGLEKVEGWSVREVLGGGAEGEMEYQDEEEIELDINTNDDERDVDVQGEGEVEEGNEGWDKLRELGVGRDHLMRSIGSALAKLHLTTIIHGDLTTSNMMIRLTPDNKSQPYEIVLIDFGLSSTAQFPENYAVDLYVLERAFASTHPKSEKLYAGVLEAYAKGLGEKKWKPIETKLKEVRKRGRKRDMTG is encoded by the exons ATGTCAACCCCCACTTCTTCATATTCTTACTCGCCCTCAACGTATTATCTAGAAAGAGGAGAACTCATAAAACAAGGTGCAGAAGCG AAAGTCTTTGctctatcttctctcttccctcctccAAAGATATACAACCCATCCTCCGCTTCgtgttcctcttcttcctcaacctcatcttcatcagggGTAATAATCAAGTACCGTTTCCCCAAACAATATCGACACCCTTCCCTCGACGCTTCCCTGACAGCCTCGAGATTGACATTCGAAGCTCGTTCCCTAGCTAGAGCAGCGAAATACGGAGTGACAGTCCCGAGGGTATTGTGGGTTGATGAAAAGGGGGGATGTATAGGTCTGGAGAAAGTGGAGGGATGGAGTGTCAGGGAGGTGCTTGGTGGTGGAGCTGAGGGAGAGATGGAgtatcaggatgaagaagagatcgaacTGGATATTAACaccaatgatgatgagagagatGTAGATGTTcagggggagggggaggttgaagaagggaatgaaggatgggataaGTTGAGGGAATTGGGAGTAGGACGAG ACCACCTGATGCGATCGATAGGCTCAGCATTAGCTAAATTACATCTAACAACTATCATTCACGGTGATTTGACTACATCAAATATGATGATTAGGTTGACTCCAGATAACAAATCACAGCCTTATGAGATT GTATTGATAGATTTTGGATTATCGTCAACTGCTCAATTCCCAGAGAATTACGCTGTGGATCTATATGTGTTGGAACGAGCGTTCGCTTCTACCCATCCGAAATCTGAGAAATTGTATGCTGGT GTGCTTGAAGCTTATGCCAAAGGattgggagagaagaaatggaaaCCCATAGAaacaaagttgaaagagg TGcggaagagaggaaggaagagagatatgacCGGATGA